One Lachancea thermotolerans CBS 6340 chromosome B complete sequence genomic window, GAAGAAGCAGCCGATTTCGTAGCACGCCGTGACGGCGCCCTGGACTAGCTTGGTGCGGCGGTCGTCGCCGCCCGTGGCGGGGAACTCGCTGTTGAACTCTTTACCCGTGATAAGGCCAGACATAAGGCCCTGGTCGTAGCCGAAAAGCGAGAAGCCGATGACCGAGGTGATGGTGATGGCGAGACGCAGCGAGCGGCCGTTGAGGCCGAGCGTGCTGGTCCTGTTGACGCTCAGTCTGGATGgcatcacgtgatctgAAACTTGTGCGGCGCACGTGGTTCGTGCGTGGTGATAGTTTTGGTGCTGCGGGAGCTGCTAGCAAATGAGTGCTGGCGCTGCTTTGCGTCCGAGTTTCGAGCCTGACAGCGGCGAAGAGACGAGCGTGCGCGGGTGCGACTGGAGCGTGGACGTGGTTCTGTCTGGCGGAACCTGTCGTTGTAGTATCTGCGAGAAAGACCGTAGCTTGGCGCGTGCGGCTATTTACTTGAGTCTTGGTATTCTCTGCTATGCTCAGGtattctcttctttcacAGTCGAGAATTCGATACTTGCTGAGATCGCCAAACGAAAGAACCCGTAGACCGTGCCGGCCTCATCGCCTTTTATACCTTAGTACTTCCACTATTCCCGCCATATCCACCATTCCcgcttttttttcgctgcttGCGGCATTGCTGTGAAATCCCTGACTGAGCTCTGTACAGTCCCTACAATCCCTACAGTCCCTACAGCCCCTACAAGGCCTCTAACCAGGGAACTCAGCGCGCCAAAGCTGCCACAACAACACTACGAGGAGGCCTACGCTGAAACTTAGGCTCAAAATACGTAGTATTACAGTTGCGCTGCTCCGGGCTGCGTAGTTATTCTGCAGGGCCCAAGCCGCGGTCGTGTAGCTGCGAGTTCTTCTGAGGACGGGTCTGCACGTCTCGTACGGTAGCGCTTGTGCAGCCCCGAGGTCTAGGCGCTTCTGGGCAAATGCCCAGCAGAAGAGGCACTATCACCGACAGCCAAATATGCATGAGGGCTCTTGAATGCATGCATGCAAGAGGGCGGGTACAGGGTCTTCTGTGGGGAGAGTGCATGTGACGCGCGGCTCGCAGAAAAAATACGTCATAACTCGAAGGGCATCGCTCGGTGAAAAGGAGCTGGGAGGGCGGCAATAAGAAAAGAACACACCTAAAGAAGGTGTTTGACGTTACCCGGTGGTTGCGGAGAGGCAGCATTACGTATTCTGCAGAAACGCCGGAGTGCGGGGGACGCCAGTTGGGCGTTAGAGATTCGGGCCAGATACGTCAACGTTGGGACATGGGGAGTACAATGCACGGAGGCGTGGAGAAAGGCAGGCCAGAAAAGCGCGGAGAGACGGGGCGGAGAAGTCCGGGGTGAGGTATTATTGCTTCTGAAACATGGCGTCAGCAAGAAACGCGGGGTGCGTTTGCGTACCGGACCCGAGGCCGGAGAGCCGCGGGCGTGGTGCCTTGGCGCAGGGCCTTGGCGCGGGCACGTGCTCGAGCGCCGGCGGGGGTGAGCACAGCTCGTGGAAGGTGCTACTGGGTTTTGTTGTACGGCGGTTGTTTTGGATGCTTTCTGCGGTGTGGGTGGCCTTGTGCGCGAGCCTCACTGGGCGGTGCCGGGGCTTCCAGCCCCGGCAGGGTCCCGTAGGCACTGTAATTGGTTCGGGTGGGCGCGGGGCTTCGAGCGCTGCGGGGACGATTATTCAGCGCTGCGCCTCAGTCGCGCTTCCGGCAGCTCCGGGGCTGCGCGGCTAGCAGGCGCTGAGAGGAGGAGTGGCGCACGTGGATACCACGTGATATGGGAATGGAAATGCCAGTCACGTGCGAAGAGAGTGTGCATCGAGGCCGTTACCCGGACAGGGCTGGCGATTTAATTACGCGTCGCAGGCCCGGGAGCCCTTATGGATGCTGCTGGCCGGCTCTGTTCACTTCTTTCCTGCCCCACACGCGCAGCGCCCGCTATGAAGAGATCCTCGCCCGACGACTGCGTCTACGTTGCCTCCAAGAAGTGCCAGATGTACACGGCGTGCTCCGGCACGGACGCGTTCCGCGCGATGCTGCGGACCGCGCGGCGTGCATCGCGCcccgccgcgcccgcggcctTCGAGCAAGAGTGCTACTACTGCTCGTCCCGCGCGCCAACCGCAGTCTGCGGGGCCTGCCACGAGAGCGTGTGCACGGTGTGCAGCGCAGGCGGCACCGCGACGTGTCTGAACTGCCGCGTCGCGTGCTGAACGCGTTCGCGTCGCGGACTGCGCAGCACGTGACCGGCATTGGCGTCCCAC contains:
- a CDS encoding KLTH0B04532p (conserved hypothetical protein), with translation MDAAGRLCSLLSCPTRAAPAMKRSSPDDCVYVASKKCQMYTACSGTDAFRAMLRTARRASRPAAPAAFEQECYYCSSRAPTAVCGACHESVCTVCSAGGTATCLNCRVAC